The sequence below is a genomic window from Prochlorococcus marinus CUG1416.
AAAGGCTAATTTCGTGGCTTGTACTGCTAAAAGAAGAGTAATGATCAAGAAGATCTGTCTTGAAGAAATTGTGGGATTCTCTTTTTTTGAAACTAATATCAAAATTCCTGAACTAAAAAGTATTTCAGTAAAGGTCAAAAGCCAAGAAAAAATATCTGCGGAATTTAAAGGCGAGATAAGAAGTAGTTTATAAGAAGAAATTATTGAAATTAAAATGCATACTAAAAAAATTATGAGATTATCTATTCTTGTAATTTTAATTGGTTGTTTTACAGGAAATTGACTTCGCCTCCAAAGATAAAACAGTTTCTTTAATGTAGTTGTGATGTTTTGCACAGAATATAAATAAATCTATTTGAATAATTTAAAATTATAGGCATGCTAGGTGTAAAAAGGAGATGTTTTTCTAAATGTCATTAAAATTAGACGGTAAAAAATTATCTCTTGAAATTGAAGAAAGATTATTTGATTATATCTCTAGTAATAAAAAAATTGCAAAAAGAGCTCCAGGTTTAGCTGTAATAAGAATAGGTGAAGACCCTGCTAGTGGTGTTTACGTTAATAACAAGGAAAAAGCATGTTCAAGGATTGGAATAAAGAGCTTTATCTTTCATCTAAAAGATAGTGTAGAGCAAAAAGAAGTTGAACAATTGATAATCAAACTTAATTCTGATAAGGATATTGATGGAATGTTGCTACAACTTCCCATCCCAAAGAAGTTTGATGAGCAAAAACTGATCAGTCATATTAATCCAGGCAAAGATGTAGATGGATTAAATGAGATGAACATCGGCAAATTAGTGAAAAATGAGCCTGCGATGAGATCATGCACACCAGCAGGAATTATTAACTTATTAAGATCCCAAAATATTACAATTGAAGGTAAGAAAATTGTTGTTATCGGAAGAAGTTTGCTTGTTGGAAAACCCCTATCGCTTATGTTGTTGAATCTAAATGGCACGGTAACAATGACTCATTCAAAAACATTAAATTTGAATAAAGTCTGTAGAGAAGCCGATATTCTAATTGCGGCCGCAGGAAAACCCAATCTTGTAGATTCGAGTTTTGTGAAAGAAGGAGCAGTAATTATTGATGTTGGAATACATAGATTAAAAAGTTCCGATAAAAATCAAACCAGATTATGTGGAGATGTATTATTAGAAGATGTCATTTCTAAAGTATTTGCTTATACACCTGTACCAGGAGGTGTTGGACCAATGACAGTAACAATGTTACTTGTAAATACTATTTTTAGCTGGCAAAAACAATTTGGTTTATCATCAACTCTTAATGACCTTTTGCCATAAACTCCAAGATGAAAATTTTCTTTACTAAAGGTATAAAATGACTGAAGTTGTAAGTAGTATTTCTGATTTTGAAAAATATCTTAAAAACACAAAAAAGGTTGTAGAAGAAGCACTTGATTTTTCCTTGGGCCCTGAGAATCCAGAAATTTTAAGAGAATCAATGAGATATTCCCTTTTAGCTGGAGGGAAAAGAATACGTCCAATTTTATGTTTAGCATCTTGCTCACTCGCTGGAGGAGAACCCTCTCTTGCTGTTCCTACTGCAGTAGCAATAGAAATGATACATACAATGTCCTTGATTCATGATGATCTGCCCGCGATGGATAATGATGACCTGAGGAGAGGTAGGCCGACAAATCATAAAGTATATGGAGATGCAATAGCTATTCTTGCAGGCGATGCTTTATTAACCAGGGCCTTTGAAATGGTCTCTTTAAGAAGCCCTGGAGTAGATCCAAATAGATTATTAAATGTAATTGGCGAATTATCCCTAGTAGCTGGTGCACCAGGCCTAGTCGGGGGGCAAGTTGTTGATTTGGAATGCGAAGGCAAAGAAGTCGACCTTAAAACTCTCGAATATATTCATCTTCATAAGACTGGGGCATTATTAAAGGCTTGCGTAAGAACAGGCGCGATGATAGCAGGCGCTAACGAAAAACTATTACAAGCTCTAACAACATATGCAGAGGGAATTGGTTTAGCCTTCCAAATAATAGATGATATTCTTGATTTAACTTCAAGCAGTGAAAAGCTTGGTAAAACTGCAGGCAAAGATCTTTTAGCTGACAAAACTACTTACCCTAAATTACTTGGAATGGAGGAGTCAAAGAAAAGAGCATTTGACTTAGTTGAAAAAGCAAAAAAAGCAATTGAACCTTGGGGTGCAGATGCAAATTATTTAATATCGTTAGCCGACTTTATTACAAATAGAGACAGATAATTAGTTTTAATTTTATGTCTGATTTCTTTTCCTTTTTTAATAATTCAGTTCTTTTCTGGAGCTTATTATCCTGTTTACTAGCTCAATTTTTTAAAATTTTATTCAATTTCTTTTCAACTGGAGAGATAAGGTTTGGGATTATGTTCGAAACGGGTGGTATGCCTTCTAGTCATTCCGCCTTAATAACTGGTGCTGCATCTGGGATAGGTTATGAATTGGGATTTGATAGCTCAATATTCGCATTATCAGTTGCTGTAGCACTAATAGTTATGTATGACGCCAGTGGTGTTAGAAAATCAGCTGGGATTCAAGCTGCAGAAATCAATAAACTATCAAAAAAACTAGACCCTAAATCTGAATTACTCTTAAAAGAAACCCTGGGCCATACAAAAATTGAGGTCATGGTGGGGAGTTTTTTAGGACCATTAATTACTTTGCCTGGAATGTTTTTTTTAGGTTCTCCTCTCAAAATATTTAATTTGATAATAAATTAGGAATCCTTTGAAAAACTAAGTTGGGTTGCATCTATAAAGTTTTTTGCGACTTCCGGAGAACTTGGTAAATGTAAGTGAATCCAACTTGCATGTAATTTTTCATCAAAATAACCTTCATTTTTGTATTCAGTTTTCCAAGATTTAATTTTCCATGGAGAAGAAAGTTTCTTATGATGCTCAGCTTTTCCTAAATCAAGTTCAGATAAATTATTCTCAATTTCCCAATAATGAAATTCATGTCCTCTAATTAATTGATTTTGTTTAATGATCGGAGTATCTTTTAAACCCTCAATGTATCTATAACCTACTGAAAGTTTACTTTTTTTTGATCTAAAAGGCAGGATGCCACTCATTTTATGATAATTACCATTTTCATCTTTTATAAAGTCTCCTAAAATCATCATCCCTCCGCACTCTGCATATATAAATCTATTTTTGCGGAATTTCCTTAACGAATTTAAGCTTTTTTTAGAATTACTTATATGATCAGCATATTTTTCAGGAAAACCTCCCGGAATAATTAAAGAAGAAGCCTCATTAGGGATTTCTTCATCATCATAAATACTCCATGAAATCAATGGTATGCCTATTTCACTCAAAAACTCCTTGGTTTCGGGGTATTGAAAATGAAAGATTTTATCTTCTGCAATGGCGATGGGTTTACTTTTGTCTATTATAAAATCTTCAAAACTGACAGAATTAAATATTTTCTTTTGAGGAGATTTTAGGAATTTAATAAGAGAAAACACATTAAGATTTCTTGCGGCAAAATTTGCAAAATATTCAACATCAATTTCTTTATCATTATCCAATGGAGATATCAAACCTAAATTAGCTTTGTTTAAAGTTATTTTTGAATCAGATGGTAAAAAACCAAGAATTTCGAAATCTTCATTTTTAAAAACTTCTTTGATTAATTTTTTATGTCTATCTGAATTAACGTTGTTAAATATAATTCCTGCTATTGATAACTTACTATCGAAGTCTCTAAAACCTCGAACAGTCGCCAAAAGAGAAGCTACTTGACCTCTAGCATTAACAATAAAAATTACTGGAGCATTGAGAAGTTTAGAGATATTTGCTGTACTGGAATAGGTTGTTGCCCCTAATCCATCAAATAGACCCATTGCTCCTTCAATTAATGAGAATTCATATTTCAAAGAATGTTTAAAGAAGCTTGATTGAACCCATTCCTCACCACTTAAAAAAATATCTAAATTCCTA
It includes:
- a CDS encoding cobyrinate a,c-diamide synthase, which gives rise to MPCVISSPSSDSGKTTLSLLISCWAFSKGIKIQTFKVGPDYLDQQQLSSIGQPICRNLDIFLSGEEWVQSSFFKHSLKYEFSLIEGAMGLFDGLGATTYSSTANISKLLNAPVIFIVNARGQVASLLATVRGFRDFDSKLSIAGIIFNNVNSDRHKKLIKEVFKNEDFEILGFLPSDSKITLNKANLGLISPLDNDKEIDVEYFANFAARNLNVFSLIKFLKSPQKKIFNSVSFEDFIIDKSKPIAIAEDKIFHFQYPETKEFLSEIGIPLISWSIYDDEEIPNEASSLIIPGGFPEKYADHISNSKKSLNSLRKFRKNRFIYAECGGMMILGDFIKDENGNYHKMSGILPFRSKKSKLSVGYRYIEGLKDTPIIKQNQLIRGHEFHYWEIENNLSELDLGKAEHHKKLSSPWKIKSWKTEYKNEGYFDEKLHASWIHLHLPSSPEVAKNFIDATQLSFSKDS
- the folD gene encoding bifunctional methylenetetrahydrofolate dehydrogenase/methenyltetrahydrofolate cyclohydrolase FolD, which encodes MSLKLDGKKLSLEIEERLFDYISSNKKIAKRAPGLAVIRIGEDPASGVYVNNKEKACSRIGIKSFIFHLKDSVEQKEVEQLIIKLNSDKDIDGMLLQLPIPKKFDEQKLISHINPGKDVDGLNEMNIGKLVKNEPAMRSCTPAGIINLLRSQNITIEGKKIVVIGRSLLVGKPLSLMLLNLNGTVTMTHSKTLNLNKVCREADILIAAAGKPNLVDSSFVKEGAVIIDVGIHRLKSSDKNQTRLCGDVLLEDVISKVFAYTPVPGGVGPMTVTMLLVNTIFSWQKQFGLSSTLNDLLP
- a CDS encoding divergent PAP2 family protein; protein product: MSDFFSFFNNSVLFWSLLSCLLAQFFKILFNFFSTGEIRFGIMFETGGMPSSHSALITGAASGIGYELGFDSSIFALSVAVALIVMYDASGVRKSAGIQAAEINKLSKKLDPKSELLLKETLGHTKIEVMVGSFLGPLITLPGMFFLGSPLKIFNLIIN
- the crtE gene encoding geranylgeranyl diphosphate synthase CrtE; its protein translation is MTEVVSSISDFEKYLKNTKKVVEEALDFSLGPENPEILRESMRYSLLAGGKRIRPILCLASCSLAGGEPSLAVPTAVAIEMIHTMSLIHDDLPAMDNDDLRRGRPTNHKVYGDAIAILAGDALLTRAFEMVSLRSPGVDPNRLLNVIGELSLVAGAPGLVGGQVVDLECEGKEVDLKTLEYIHLHKTGALLKACVRTGAMIAGANEKLLQALTTYAEGIGLAFQIIDDILDLTSSSEKLGKTAGKDLLADKTTYPKLLGMEESKKRAFDLVEKAKKAIEPWGADANYLISLADFITNRDR